Genomic segment of Citrus sinensis cultivar Valencia sweet orange chromosome 7, DVS_A1.0, whole genome shotgun sequence:
GTAAAACCGAGGAactctttttaactttttcttttggccCTATGCTCGCAATTTGCAAGGAAGCGCACGTTTTATGTATGTGACTATAATAACCTTCTTTTGTACCCTAAATAACCAAAAACCCCTCCCACCCTTTCttgggatttattttatttatttccttttgtcagtttttatttcacatttgGAATTCGTTGGTTTAGTGCGTGTTTGTGGATCAATTGCAGCCCCCTAATTATCTttgaattgttgaattttttattaaaaacatttgATTTGAGTAGTTCTTCTAATATTATCGAGAATCCACTATAATCccaaacataaatttatatttaaattcgataccatatatatcaaaatagagtaaaaaaaaagcccTAGAAAATGATAGTAGAAAACTCATATTggtatataaattttaaagtcatacacttttttatgttttaaattttacttactAAACACATAATCttatatcttattattaataaaattttaatgattatagGCGTAAAATGTATTTATGACCAATAGAACTACGCccaaaaacatatattttatgaataatCTCTTTAGAAtggaaatattattaaataaattaatgaagagGGAGAATACAATAAGCTCCTCAAAGGAGAAACTAAAGATGTACATACTcatcaattatataataacatcataaaacataaaatatctCATACACGGTGATCCTTATTATTACATATTTAGTTGAAGATGATATGAAGAAATGTTTATAATCATTGTTAGAacttagaaaaaagaaatttccgTTGCTCTTGTGGCCATACAATTGTtgtaaaaatgcatttttgggTGGTAatcgggaaaaaaaaaatccccttGAAAGAGATCTGATTTTTTGAAAACAGTTTAATAGACCCTTTTTATTCTCAATCATTTTCACTGAAATGATCCTCTGTTTGCTAGCGGATAGTCGAACAAAAAGCAGCTGatatgaaagtaaataaaatcagATAAAACAAGCATTATGTATTGGGTATCGTATTAAAAAATCAGAAATTAATATCATGTCCCATTCTCAAATTGTGGGTCTCGAAAGAAGTTGTGACAACGCTATTTTATCCACTTCTCATCCTGATGTACGATGAATGCTGAATTCATAAACCTTCTCTGATTTTTCTTGGAAAGCTGTATACGGTTTTTGTAGTTTTTAGAAAGATTGGATTGATTGGACAAGTAACCATTGGCAAAGATGGATTGACTAACAACCGCTACCGCGATTGATGAATGATATGATGCAATCCCTTTCACGAAAGtactaaacaaattaatagccCTCACTTTTCCTTGATGGAACTCCTAAATTCCGTATTAAACAAATTGGTTCATGATTCTAGAAAGAAGATTATTATATCTTTGTCAGAGTAAGATCGATTTCGTCATGTGCTTTTAATAATCGAATAACAAAATCTATTATCATCTCCATGTTTCGGGTCTGTTAGGTCCAATTAACAATAATGGTCCAAATGCTACAGTTCCGGAGGGTGCATTAAACTCAATGCATCGAATTGGCttggtttaataaaattgaattaaatccCCAAGTAACATGATCAAGATTCAACAACAGAGCAAGTTGAATCTCATTAATAGTAAAGGGTAACTATCCCCTTCTCTTGAGACACATATATCAAACATGTGGGTACTGTGCCCAGTATTGATTGTGCTTTAAGGGCAACCCAAACCCTAAAATTCCTTACAAGTAAAGGACTGTTTAATTTCGGAAATTATCCTTTGTATTATCTCAATACGAAATATAGCAATCTCAACCTCACCATAGAAGTATTTAGCgcctaaatttgaatttttccaACTTATATAACgtctttaatatttgtttatcaaataaaacattCCACTTGATGTCCTCTTCAATCCAACTACGTATCAGGCCCCATCCTCGCCAGTCAAAATCGCTCTACTTGCATTTAAAAATTGGCTGCACGCAAGAAGAGTTAATTCATGAACTAGAAGATGGACCAGCAATCCAAATACAAAAAGGCTGATATTCTCGGTCCGTCTTTAATTTTCAGCAAATCACAGACTGCTTTACATGTACTTTGAGctttactaataattttctattctttttgcAGACTTGTCTAGAGATTCTCGAGGCGATGATCAAAGGGTATAATTAATTCGGATCTTTTTGCTCTTTCTATGTGAATCAAAGATTAACGTTGGCTGCAGTAACGGTAATGTtgcttataaattatatttatgtatatataaaactgATAATGTTGGGGCAGGTTGATGTCAATGAAGGCATTTTGGGGactgaaatgaagaaaaagcaAAACCCCGGGGGAAGCATTATGTCCGAGGAGGAGATAAAGATTCGTGGGGAGCTTGAGAAGGACATAGAAAGAGATTTGGAGGAGGAAATTAAAGATGGAATCTACCATCTTGCTCTCAGATTGCACCGGTTTTATCAgcaccaaaaagaaagaaaagcagGAGAAACACTCATTGATAAAAGGAGCAAAGCACTTTCCGAAGTgaacataagcataaaaatgGAAGGAGGAACTAAGATCGAAATAAAAGAGATCAAGAAAGAAGCTCAGCAGGGTCGGCCAAGGAGCTCTACCATATCGGAAAACGTTAAGGACGTGATGCCGGTTTCGCATAAGAAGAAGTTTGATTGGGCTAAGAGCTTACGATCGGGGATGAATTCTGAGGCCAATGTTAACAAGAAGAGTGGAAGTGCGTCTGGCCAACGCAAGGGGAGTGCTGGTGTTGTTGATACCAAAGTGGCTGCAGAACTGGGATGGAAATGGTGAAATTGGAGTATATATTCAATGGTGTGTACgtgagttttgattttgttgaattgtGTTTGGAATCCTGCATATGATAgctaacaaataataataacaataatgacataGCCAACtaggtgtgtgtgtgttaacAAATGATTATGAGACTAtctatatatgtgtgtgttaacaaatgatttgattttgggaTGATTAATTGTAAAGTGTttgattgtaataaataattaaatggcAATTGATTGTTTCTTGATatacatgatgaaaaatttcTCCCATGGGCTGATTTTGGTTATTCGGTCCACTCGCCGATTAGGCAAGAGGCGTATAATTTCTtagtattattaatatcaaaatgtctttctcattttgatatgcatttcttaaatttattattattttatttcacctCCTAAAATCCAGCAacatgttttatatatatatatatatatatattaaaatttttctaaacTTTCTcgtattttaaaatcttagaatatatatagtcattaacaaaaaattataattatcgTGTTTGTGCAGTGTGGAATTGCATTTACACAAATTAAAGTATTGGTTTCAATTTCAACATAGGTATGATGTGACTCGTTTGAGTGATACAAAGgcttctaaaattaaaaaaaaatgaaagtagTGATTTCTTTAAAACACAACAACATAAGGAGCCGTAAATTTTGTGGTCCCGTAGAGCATCCCGTAACGTGAAAATTAGAATCACATCGAAAGCTCAATTGCACATTTAATTTAGACCGAGGATTGAACGGGGTGGGGACAATAATTCAAGGGCTCCAGTTGGTGTGCCATTGGCATTGAATCGTCACCATCCTTCGACTGTCTAAAAAGTATCTGGGAGTTGCAAAAGCCGCTGAGTGGTGATCGCGAGAgtacttcatttttattatatttcttagATGTGTTTGTTTCTAAGTGACCcaattttgcttttgaaaagTTGACAATCTAAACGAATCTTTGGCGGCCCCTTCTGGTCTAGCTGCTCTTGTGTTGTATCAAGCAGAGGCAGCAgccaaataaaaacaaatgtccagcaacttttttttcttatttttattttttaatttcattttcctctcGTTGTTTTAATGTCTGTTACTGTGTAGATATTATATCCGTGCCAGTGAAATGCCTCTAGTTATTATACttgtttgaagaaaatggtattcttactaaaataattaataaaatgattaaaaatgctTTTAGTTTCGAAAAGGTTTTCaatgattttattcaattagttTCAAATTCTAAGAGCTGAAAGGATAGTTATAACCCAGGAATTAATTTGGCAAAACCTGGCTATGGATCAAGATTAATTAACCCgtaatttaaagaatattagttttctttattctAGTCCATGATTTGGGTCGCTTGTTCTGATTCCTTGATGCCtgaatttctttcattttatcaCAATAGAGATGATTGCGGCAATCAGTAGTACCGGCAGATTTCATTTTACGGTTCCTACTTATACAGGCTACAACATAAAACtcatacaaattaaatttgcaAAATCATCCACTTAAGCTACGCGGCATATATAATCACAAAACATCCAGAACGTTTCCTGAGATGTAAACATAGATGTCGTCCTAgtaatttatatgaaaatgaaCTAATTTCTGATTCTAATCATAAAGAAGAAACAAGTGGGTCATATAGCTAGCagagattatatatatatatatatatatatatagagagagagagagagagagagagagagagagagagagagagagagagagagagagagagagagagagattataactgattaaaaaacaaacaaacattaAACCCTAGTTAGTCAAAGGGTAATCAATTTGGACACAAGcaatatttaattaacacTACTCAACTAGCTAGAATGCCTGTTTTGGATTACTTTTGAACTGAAAACCCTACTCTCTCTGGATATCTTTGAATAGCCAAACTAAGTATAGAGACAATTCATTATTCATTATACATCataactccaacattaattcaCAAGTGAGAAGAAGATCATCAATCACTTTCTTATGCCGGGGGGGCAAACCTTTGACCAAGATTCCCAAAAGGACCACAGTTTCCCGCTTGCAGCTTTAACTGATCATAcattgtgtttaatttttctgaATCAAGCAAAGTACTTGACGTGTGTAAGCACATAGAAGTTCAGCAGGTAAGCTTGGATACTTGAACAAGCAAACTTCCAACTAAAGTATATTTTGCtagtaaacttgaaacatcAAAGCTTGGAAATAGAACTAGTAAAGAGCTCAAGGGACAGTGACATCTCTCTTCTTTCTTGCTTTATATATAGAACCAGGTTCCCCTAGATATGCCTGGAACGTATATCTTAATCATTAACCATGATTAATCTACGATAAGCACCATTAATGGTACTAGTCTAATCTATCTCATATCAGGCCCCTTTAAATCCCtaataaaaagacaattgAGGCTTTAATTTGCTAATAAAACGATATTAACTCGACTAatcttgattaattaattaattaattaattatagaagatgAAAGGAGATTCTAGGAATCTTGATGGAAACTATTTTATCAAAGGCTGAATCTTTCAAGGATAGCATGTAGTTCAAGAGAGTTTCAGACAAAAGTGGTGTGCCCAGGCCATTCGCAATATTTttcgagttttttttttttttctcgctCTTCTTGATTCTTGCTTGAGAGCCCACATGTTCCCAAttaggtatttttttttcaaattaaaaaaaaaattgaagaagaaagaaatggaACCTGAGACAACTTTGGATCTATCGACTTTCTCGAACATGACTTGCCCACATCTGGATTTGGGTTTGCACGAGAGCAAATATTGCTATTGTTTGctgatgcatttttttttttcccaagagaaaacaaaacaagcagaaaataataactaaaagaaatatacaaaaatcacataaaataaagagaacaaaaaaccaattaaaaaaCTCAGTTGTTTCCTTTCCAAGGTGATCCATGAATGATCGAACATCTCGCTACTATTTTTCTCTCATCATAGGAGGTTCATCATGCGAATTAATATTGAAAAGTCGAAGAATAAGTATAGTACAATatacaattaaatataaatttctactatattatttatgtactcaattaatatgtaaatagtaggagatgttttaaaaaagaaattcaaagatgATCAGTGTCTGCCCTCAAGACTGCAAAAGTAAATGCAAATACCAGAAAGGAGCAAAGACTTGGCAACAGAAAAAACAGTCCAGAGAAGGAGGCCCCATGATCAAACATTTGTTCAGTTAAGCGCATTAAAGCTATATGTACCCATataagggggaaaaaagaacttgaagaaaaagtACTGCAgtaagaagaaggagaagactACAGTAagaaggaggaggaggaggaggaggaggaggagaagaagaagaagaagaagaagaagttacTGTGATTTGTAAAAACCCCAGAACAAAAAATGCCCGAAAGTACCCACATTTCATTCATAGTGCTTCAACCAAATATCTCTCTCTGAAGATTTTAGGATCTCTGGACACAGACGAAAAGTTTTGGGTTTATTGTTAATTAGGAGAGGAGTAACAAGTGACACATATACACGCAGAGATAGGCACACGTAGAAAGAGATTCAGTAAACATAAGTTGCAGCTTTCAACACGTTGCTGCTTAAGAATAAGATGACGCAGACTTACAAGTAGAAATGAAAGGTCAAATTCAAAGTTGATGATGAACGCAGGCCTTACCAGTTTGATTACCATCAGCTTCTTGATAAAAAGCACATGACATGTTTCTCTTATCTCTCTCTATCTAGCTCAAATAATTACTCATAGGTAGCTAGCCTGGTGCACTAAAAACCTTAAATCCCACTTACGATGTAATACCCAGCACTGCTTAGCAACTGATCATTGCTAACAACAAAGCAAATAGATATCCACTAAAACTCATAAGCAGAAATAAGattgaatagaaaaaaaaaaaaaaatcaaatgcaCTGAAAAATACAAAGTGGAATTCAGATTTAACACATCCCATCTACATTAATTAATCCACTGTAAAACTAGCTTCATAATATCCGTCCAAACATCATTCGAACTCAGATGTCAAATTCcgcaaagaaaaatgaaaaaagaaaaaaaaataataagaaaaaaaaaaccctagaGACTAATAATAGAGCTAACTGATCAATAATACTCAGCAGAAGCaaattttccttcattttgaGTCCAAAGGTAGAGCAATCTAGGGTTTCTTACCCAGAGTGTGCTTGTTGTTATGCATCCAGACTTTGAGCACATGACGCTTAACGCCAGTGTCGTTACAGAACTGCTGCACTACTTCTTCATCGTGCTTTTGAATCCTCCATCCCAACTTCTCCGCAAGCTCCAGCATTCTATCCTTCTGCTCCGGCGTAAACTTGGTCCTGAACCTCTTCCTCGAACCCCCGCTACCACCAAGGTTTGACGCGTCCTCTTGATCCTCCCTACTGTGACCACCACCGGACGTCGACGGCAAGGCCAGTGGCCTGTGGTGAGCCGCCACGTGCAGGTACCCAGCTGGCGTCCTGTAATAAGGCGTGAATTGCGGCACCTGCGAGGGATGGAAAAAAACCTCACCACCACCAGCAGCGGGGACTCCAGCGGCCATGGGAGTCACGACTGATGAGTCCACTTCTTTGCGGTGAAAATTGCGGTGACAGTTGCAGGCTGCACATTTTAGACCGTCGAGAGTGCCTTCATCTCCAGCAGCCATGAACTCACCGCAACCGTCCAACGCATGTCCCCCAATACCCACCGCGTGATTCTTCAAGCACTCTCTGTATCTTGCTTTCCTCCCGGGATGAGCCGCCTCTGCTGTTGCTTGCCCGCCAGAGCTCCCCATTCTCACTTGAGATGAGTTTCCTAGCGACGAGTCGTAACCCGCCGG
This window contains:
- the LOC102609045 gene encoding uncharacterized protein LOC102609045; protein product: MDQQSKYKKADILDLSRDSRGDDQRVDVNEGILGTEMKKKQNPGGSIMSEEEIKIRGELEKDIERDLEEEIKDGIYHLALRLHRFYQHQKERKAGETLIDKRSKALSEVNISIKMEGGTKIEIKEIKKEAQQGRPRSSTISENVKDVMPVSHKKKFDWAKSLRSGMNSEANVNKKSGSASGQRKGSAGVVDTKVAAELGWKW
- the LOC102629897 gene encoding zinc-finger homeodomain protein 2, which produces MEFEDHEEQEEEMGLPAGYDSSLGNSSQVRMGSSGGQATAEAAHPGRKARYRECLKNHAVGIGGHALDGCGEFMAAGDEGTLDGLKCAACNCHRNFHRKEVDSSVVTPMAAGVPAAGGGEVFFHPSQVPQFTPYYRTPAGYLHVAAHHRPLALPSTSGGGHSREDQEDASNLGGSGGSRKRFRTKFTPEQKDRMLELAEKLGWRIQKHDEEVVQQFCNDTGVKRHVLKVWMHNNKHTLGKKP